A genomic window from Chitinophaga pollutisoli includes:
- a CDS encoding acyl-CoA desaturase, protein MSLFSQTFFQHRYAAHKAFHMNRFWEKFFHIFAYLTQGSSYMSPRAYGIMHRMHHAYTDTEKDPHSPAFSQNVFAMMWRTRRVYLDIVGDKSDVEDRFLKGVPEWPAFDRWAGSAWSRLLWVGIYTMIFVLWASSPWLFLLLPIVITMGAVHGAIINWFAHKYGYNNFAVKNTSRNLFHLDVFMLGESYHNNHHKRPSAVNFGFRWHELDPVYPVIRLLAWMRIIRMNKLQPVEAH, encoded by the coding sequence TTGTCATTGTTTTCACAAACGTTTTTCCAACACCGGTATGCTGCGCATAAAGCGTTTCATATGAACCGGTTCTGGGAAAAATTCTTCCACATATTCGCCTATCTCACCCAGGGTTCATCTTACATGAGCCCGCGTGCATACGGGATTATGCACCGCATGCACCATGCATACACAGATACGGAAAAGGATCCGCACTCACCTGCGTTTTCACAAAACGTATTCGCCATGATGTGGCGCACCCGCCGCGTGTACCTGGATATTGTGGGAGACAAATCCGATGTGGAAGACCGCTTCCTGAAAGGCGTTCCGGAATGGCCTGCGTTCGACCGCTGGGCCGGCAGCGCCTGGAGCCGCCTGTTGTGGGTTGGCATCTACACAATGATCTTTGTGCTGTGGGCATCCTCGCCCTGGCTCTTCCTGCTGCTGCCCATCGTTATCACCATGGGCGCCGTACATGGCGCCATCATTAACTGGTTCGCACACAAGTACGGCTACAACAACTTCGCGGTAAAGAATACTTCCCGGAATTTGTTCCACCTCGATGTGTTCATGCTGGGAGAATCTTACCACAACAATCACCACAAACGCCCCTCTGCCGTCAATTTCGGATTTCGCTGGCACGAATTGGACCCGGTATACCCCGTTATCAGGCTGCTGGCCTGGATGCGGATTATCCGGATGAACAAGCTGCAGCCCGTGGAGGCGCATTAA
- a CDS encoding SRPBCC domain-containing protein, producing MNMQTYQIDIQAPREKVWQVLFGEDTYPQWTKAFNEESRVETDWQKGSRALFLDAKGDGMVSRIAENIPNEFMSIEHLGTLMDGKEDTTSPEVAQWNGAHENYRLQDIDGGTRLLIEMEIDDNSEYAEMFAGMWPKALENVKGIAEKTDLRTFFTQKPTFERSNRDLSSSIL from the coding sequence ATGAATATGCAAACCTATCAGATCGACATCCAGGCCCCCCGCGAAAAAGTATGGCAGGTACTCTTCGGAGAAGACACCTATCCCCAATGGACCAAAGCCTTCAATGAAGAATCCCGCGTGGAAACCGACTGGCAAAAGGGCAGCCGCGCCCTCTTCCTCGACGCCAAAGGCGACGGCATGGTTTCCCGCATCGCGGAAAATATCCCCAACGAATTCATGTCTATCGAACACCTGGGCACCCTGATGGATGGTAAAGAAGATACCACCAGCCCCGAAGTAGCCCAATGGAACGGCGCACACGAAAACTATCGCCTGCAGGATATTGATGGCGGCACCCGCCTGCTCATCGAAATGGAAATCGACGATAACAGCGAGTATGCTGAGATGTTCGCCGGCATGTGGCCCAAAGCCCTGGAAAATGTAAAAGGCATTGCGGAAAAAACTGATCTGCGTACTTTTTTCACGCAAAAACCGACTTTTGAACGATCAAATCGCGATTTGAGTAGCTCTATATTGTAA
- a CDS encoding DUF2975 domain-containing protein: MQGQRTFDVVRVLVNVVYYVVALLALLVVILKTMAVVIGTQELTDTSHQLTVNFDVKAFPKKDTLPPKLIYGSLKNAALEKKEDMYTLRTTSRSPLGIYSYVITLLGAIAVVTGMGWLRKIFQDSSLKEPFREINAVRIRNIGLLLIAADVVRLIGYYIFNRMTNPYFTPYFQQLMEVGNSFWMGLLLLALAVVYRRGVEIYKENQLTI, encoded by the coding sequence ATGCAAGGACAAAGAACGTTTGATGTAGTCCGGGTACTGGTCAATGTGGTTTACTATGTAGTGGCGCTCCTCGCGCTGCTGGTCGTGATATTAAAAACGATGGCGGTGGTGATCGGTACGCAGGAACTCACAGATACTTCCCATCAACTGACCGTCAACTTCGACGTGAAGGCATTCCCGAAGAAAGACACTCTTCCCCCGAAACTCATTTATGGCAGCCTGAAAAACGCGGCGCTGGAAAAGAAAGAAGACATGTACACCCTGCGCACCACCAGCCGGTCGCCGTTGGGCATTTACAGTTACGTGATCACGCTGCTGGGCGCCATTGCGGTAGTAACGGGTATGGGATGGCTGCGGAAGATATTCCAGGATTCGTCGCTGAAGGAACCTTTCCGGGAAATCAACGCCGTGCGTATCCGCAATATCGGTTTGTTGCTCATCGCGGCAGATGTGGTGCGACTGATCGGATATTATATCTTCAACAGGATGACAAATCCATATTTCACGCCTTATTTCCAACAATTGATGGAGGTGGGTAACAGCTTCTGGATGGGCTTGCTGTTGCTGGCGCTGGCAGTCGTGTACCGCCGCGGCGTGGAAATTTATAAAGAAAACCAGTTAACGATATAG
- a CDS encoding sugar phosphate isomerase/epimerase family protein: protein MSISRRDFMRNSLGSAAMLTIPAGSAIAAATAPVAAPAKPFKLAVSTYSYWHFRTPKVPIEKVIDEAAALSVEGVDILHRQMESEDNAYLQKLKRHAFLNGVDLVSLSIHQDFVSPDAAERQKDIDHTIKCIELAYKMGIPCIRLNSGRWGTIKSFDDLMAARGVEPAIPGYTEDDAFKWCIDSIQQCLDKAAQCGVVLALENHWGLTSTPEGLLRIRKAIDSPWMGILLDTGNFLENPYDKLAMVAPHANFVQAKTYYGGGEWYTLDLDYPRIIRMLREARYNGYISIEFEGKEAAETGVRKSVDMLRKAMS from the coding sequence ATGTCTATCTCCCGTCGCGATTTTATGCGGAACAGCCTTGGCAGCGCCGCCATGCTGACAATCCCCGCCGGATCCGCCATCGCCGCCGCCACCGCGCCGGTGGCAGCCCCGGCTAAACCTTTTAAACTGGCGGTTTCCACGTACAGCTACTGGCATTTCAGGACGCCGAAAGTGCCCATCGAAAAAGTGATCGACGAAGCCGCCGCGCTTTCGGTGGAAGGGGTGGATATCCTGCATCGCCAGATGGAAAGCGAAGACAACGCCTACCTGCAAAAACTGAAACGCCATGCTTTCCTGAATGGCGTAGACCTGGTGTCTTTATCCATTCACCAGGACTTCGTTTCCCCCGATGCGGCCGAGCGGCAGAAAGATATTGATCATACGATCAAATGCATCGAGCTGGCGTATAAAATGGGGATTCCCTGCATCCGCCTGAATTCCGGGCGCTGGGGCACCATCAAATCGTTCGACGACCTCATGGCGGCCCGCGGCGTAGAGCCCGCCATCCCCGGGTATACGGAAGACGATGCTTTTAAATGGTGCATCGACAGCATTCAGCAGTGCCTCGACAAAGCCGCGCAATGCGGCGTGGTGCTGGCGCTGGAAAACCACTGGGGGCTTACTTCCACGCCGGAAGGACTGCTCCGCATCCGCAAAGCGATCGATTCGCCGTGGATGGGTATTTTGCTCGATACGGGCAATTTCCTGGAAAACCCGTACGATAAATTGGCCATGGTAGCCCCGCACGCAAATTTCGTGCAAGCTAAAACCTATTATGGCGGCGGAGAATGGTACACACTGGATCTTGATTATCCCCGTATCATCCGCATGCTCCGCGAAGCCAGGTACAACGGATACATTTCCATTGAATTCGAAGGCAAGGAAGCCGCCGAAACGGGTGTCCGCAAAAGCGTGGACATGCTCCGCAAGGCGATGTCCTGA
- a CDS encoding HD domain-containing protein — MHEILQTIEAFTDKAHGDQMRKYTPRDRYIVHPMRVMRICEAYTQSLPVLAAAILHDVLEDTAVTKSELSSFLSSIMPAREAERTLQLVVELTDVYIKKNYPEWNRRKRKSAELKRILQNSPDAQTIKYADILDNCQGMSEQDTDFAPVFLRECRQLLKLMHKGNPELKARTEAVVMDELAALERKS, encoded by the coding sequence ATGCATGAAATCCTCCAAACCATTGAAGCTTTCACCGACAAGGCGCATGGCGACCAGATGCGCAAATACACGCCGCGGGACCGCTACATCGTTCATCCCATGCGGGTGATGCGGATATGCGAAGCCTACACGCAATCCCTTCCCGTGCTCGCCGCCGCCATCCTGCACGATGTGCTGGAAGACACTGCCGTCACAAAAAGCGAGCTGTCATCCTTCCTTTCCAGCATCATGCCCGCCCGCGAAGCTGAACGCACTTTGCAGCTGGTCGTGGAGCTGACCGACGTATACATCAAGAAAAACTATCCCGAATGGAACCGCCGCAAGCGGAAATCCGCCGAGCTGAAGCGCATTCTGCAGAACAGCCCCGACGCCCAAACCATTAAATACGCGGACATACTGGATAACTGCCAGGGGATGTCGGAACAGGATACCGACTTCGCCCCTGTTTTCCTCCGGGAATGCCGGCAGCTGCTCAAATTGATGCACAAAGGAAACCCGGAACTGAAGGCGCGCACCGAAGCCGTGGTGATGGATGAGCTCGCCGCGCTGGAACGGAAAAGCTAA
- a CDS encoding serine hydrolase domain-containing protein yields the protein MHQKSILLTSLLILTAALAAGQQPVGDKASRLRDTAFIFSFRQKIEQFRQRYHIPGLSAGIVYNGKLAWCQGFGFADVENGIVPDEHTNFQIASVTKTFGAILLMQQVYAGKVSLDDPISKYRINLGARWGSDPRIKLKHLLTHTAAGNDFNGFKPGYKFIYNGGWYGRLEETITQSAGQSFAQLLLDRIIRPLDMTQTAPSPDDTAAFRLTGLDSAAYVKTMAIPYDWLKKGNKLVRVKGFRYGFGPAAGMVSNVADLAKYAIAIDERKFLSSDQWDTMWMPFVTPKGEKIQYGQGWFTMRYKGERVVWHTGWWMGYSALFLKVPDRNLTFIALANSQDLSRPFYHIVQPIPGFIARYDPLKKNLKDRVDASDFGRLFLESFMH from the coding sequence ATGCATCAAAAATCCATCCTTCTTACCTCGCTGCTCATCCTGACCGCCGCCCTGGCGGCAGGGCAGCAGCCTGTCGGCGATAAAGCTTCCCGCCTCCGGGATACCGCATTCATCTTCTCCTTCCGCCAGAAAATCGAACAGTTCCGGCAGCGGTATCATATCCCGGGCCTCAGCGCGGGGATCGTATACAACGGAAAACTGGCCTGGTGCCAGGGATTCGGCTTCGCGGATGTCGAAAACGGCATCGTGCCCGACGAACATACCAACTTCCAGATCGCTTCCGTGACGAAGACTTTCGGCGCCATCCTGCTGATGCAACAGGTTTATGCCGGAAAAGTTTCCCTCGACGACCCCATTTCGAAGTACCGCATCAACCTGGGCGCCCGCTGGGGCAGCGATCCGCGCATCAAGCTGAAACATCTACTCACTCATACCGCCGCCGGCAATGATTTCAACGGCTTCAAGCCCGGGTACAAATTTATTTATAACGGCGGCTGGTACGGCCGGCTGGAAGAAACCATCACGCAATCCGCCGGGCAATCCTTCGCGCAATTGCTCCTCGACCGGATCATCCGGCCTTTAGATATGACGCAAACAGCCCCCAGCCCTGACGATACCGCCGCTTTCCGGTTAACCGGCCTCGATAGCGCAGCTTATGTCAAAACCATGGCCATACCATACGACTGGCTCAAAAAAGGCAATAAATTAGTGCGGGTGAAAGGTTTCCGGTACGGTTTCGGGCCTGCCGCCGGGATGGTGAGCAATGTAGCCGACCTGGCGAAATACGCCATCGCCATCGATGAGCGCAAATTCCTCAGCTCCGACCAATGGGATACTATGTGGATGCCCTTCGTAACCCCGAAAGGCGAAAAGATCCAGTACGGCCAGGGTTGGTTTACCATGCGGTACAAGGGAGAAAGGGTAGTGTGGCACACCGGCTGGTGGATGGGGTATTCGGCATTGTTCCTTAAAGTGCCCGACAGGAATCTGACTTTCATCGCATTGGCCAATTCACAGGATCTGAGCCGGCCGTTTTACCATATCGTTCAGCCGATTCCCGGTTTCATCGCCCGGTACGATCCCCTGAAAAAGAACCTCAAAGACCGGGTCGACGCTTCCGATTTCGGGCGGTTGTTCCTGGAGAGCTTCATGCATTAG
- a CDS encoding two-component regulator propeller domain-containing protein, whose product MQIIGTILALLCLLQAAPSRAQQYYFRDYQVEDGLSHNTVFCVAQDKQGFIWAGTKDGLNRFDGREFRVFREKPGDSSAIGNNFIFSLCVDDNGQLYAGTGNGLYRYHAATESFERAPSPAGQDANALRADRQGNLWYLSWGRLYRYNPTKNISEPITGSYIPGNLSSVHVSKKGSVWIANAQGEIRRLGDSLHKWDVWRGSPKPHTRHITHLLSIPDGRLLVGTANQGLKLLDPEKNTYEDLVTWSDGDVGVYVRFIAHHSGSEYWIATESGIYIVNIATKKHINLRKQYNNPYSLTDNAIYCLHQDREGGMWAGSYFGGVNYYPKQYTYFEKYWPDNSGQTLSGNAVREICQDRYGNIWAGTEDNGVNRVDIRTGQIRQYTPRNNSSKALSHTNIHGLYADGNQLWIGTLDKGVDVMDIRTGQTVAHYSAGPESFGSNFILYFYRTRDGDMLVGTGSELARFDSAAGRFRRVEEVPHASQRSIAEAADGTLWMATSDNGVQWYRKHSGEHGMYTHDPRDSFSLSGNNVNTVLIDRAQRIWAGTEGRGICRLDGSGRWRRYTTAEGLPSDYIFRLLEDRRGMIWATTSRGLVCLEPESGAVKIFTTSHGLLNNQFNYNSGFQDKDGNMYIGSVKGMIRFNPDHFLPDTSAAPVYITGMEVRNMTMGPQEKRDIHYSKKITLPYHKANFSIAFAALSFTAPDMISYAYRMEGLDNDWIWMKSNRTVYFTDLKPGHYTFHVATTDANGNRRPGAAMLQIEITPPFWATSWAYLLYTLALISTGYYAIARYHRQQTMKQKRRMEALQLKKEKELYQAKVDFLTNVAHEINTPLTLIKGPLEEIMEHPGALQENRHHLAIMERNTNRLVQLTNQLLDFRQTESSGFRLDFELVDLRKILQETYDNFRLPAQQRKLQFDVQLPDVEVPAWADEESVNKIYSNLFSNAIKYGQTKVAAKLETSGGQVRLTVANDGPLIPEDMRERIFAPFVRLRENEKQKGTGIGLSICRSLTALHKGELSVTTENGLNIFTWSIPVGTFINLEN is encoded by the coding sequence TTGCAGATCATCGGTACCATACTGGCCTTGCTATGCCTTTTACAGGCCGCGCCTTCCCGGGCGCAGCAATACTATTTCCGCGATTACCAGGTGGAAGACGGCCTTTCGCACAACACCGTTTTTTGCGTGGCGCAGGACAAACAGGGATTTATCTGGGCGGGCACCAAAGACGGCCTCAACCGGTTCGACGGGCGCGAGTTCCGCGTATTCCGTGAAAAGCCCGGCGATTCTTCCGCCATCGGCAATAATTTCATTTTCTCATTATGTGTAGACGATAACGGCCAATTATACGCAGGCACCGGCAATGGATTATACCGCTACCACGCGGCCACGGAAAGCTTCGAACGCGCGCCGTCGCCCGCCGGACAGGATGCCAATGCGTTGCGGGCGGATCGGCAGGGTAATCTGTGGTACCTCAGCTGGGGGCGCCTCTACCGCTACAATCCCACCAAAAACATTAGCGAGCCCATCACCGGAAGTTATATCCCCGGCAATCTGAGCTCCGTGCATGTCAGCAAAAAAGGCAGCGTCTGGATCGCCAACGCCCAGGGAGAAATCCGCCGGCTGGGCGATTCCCTACACAAATGGGACGTCTGGCGCGGGTCCCCCAAACCCCACACCCGCCACATCACCCACCTGCTCTCCATCCCCGACGGCCGGCTGCTCGTAGGCACCGCCAACCAGGGCCTCAAACTGCTCGACCCGGAGAAAAACACCTATGAAGACCTGGTGACATGGTCCGACGGCGACGTAGGCGTCTACGTCCGTTTTATCGCCCATCACAGCGGCAGCGAATACTGGATCGCCACCGAATCGGGGATCTATATCGTCAATATCGCCACCAAAAAACATATCAACCTCCGCAAACAATATAACAACCCCTATTCCCTCACCGATAACGCGATTTATTGCCTGCACCAGGACCGTGAAGGCGGCATGTGGGCCGGGAGCTACTTCGGCGGGGTGAACTATTATCCGAAACAGTATACCTACTTCGAAAAATACTGGCCCGACAACAGCGGGCAAACCCTCAGCGGCAACGCCGTGCGCGAGATATGCCAGGATAGATACGGGAATATCTGGGCCGGCACGGAAGACAACGGCGTGAACCGGGTGGACATTCGGACGGGGCAAATCCGGCAGTACACCCCCCGCAACAACAGCAGTAAAGCCCTTTCCCATACGAATATCCACGGGTTGTACGCCGACGGCAACCAACTCTGGATCGGCACGCTGGACAAAGGTGTTGACGTGATGGACATCCGCACGGGGCAAACCGTTGCACATTATTCCGCCGGGCCGGAATCCTTTGGCAGCAACTTCATCCTCTATTTCTACCGCACCCGCGACGGCGACATGCTTGTGGGCACGGGCAGCGAACTGGCGCGTTTCGATTCCGCGGCCGGGCGTTTCCGGCGGGTGGAAGAGGTGCCGCACGCCAGCCAGCGGAGCATCGCCGAAGCGGCCGACGGCACGCTGTGGATGGCGACGTCCGACAATGGCGTACAATGGTACCGCAAGCATTCGGGCGAGCATGGGATGTACACCCACGATCCGCGGGATTCCTTTTCGTTGTCGGGGAATAACGTAAACACGGTGCTGATCGACCGGGCGCAGCGGATCTGGGCGGGCACGGAAGGCCGCGGGATCTGCCGGCTCGATGGCTCCGGCCGCTGGCGGCGGTACACTACAGCCGAAGGCTTGCCCAGCGATTATATTTTCCGGTTGCTGGAAGACCGGCGGGGGATGATCTGGGCCACCACGTCCCGGGGGCTCGTGTGCCTGGAGCCGGAATCCGGCGCGGTGAAGATCTTTACCACGAGCCACGGGCTACTGAACAACCAGTTCAATTACAATTCCGGTTTCCAGGATAAAGACGGCAACATGTACATCGGCTCCGTAAAAGGTATGATCCGCTTCAACCCCGATCATTTCCTGCCGGATACTTCCGCCGCGCCCGTGTACATCACCGGGATGGAGGTCCGCAATATGACCATGGGGCCGCAGGAAAAACGCGATATCCACTATTCGAAAAAGATCACCCTTCCCTACCACAAGGCTAATTTCAGCATCGCATTCGCCGCCCTTAGCTTCACGGCGCCGGATATGATTTCGTATGCGTACCGGATGGAAGGGCTCGATAACGACTGGATCTGGATGAAAAGCAACCGTACCGTATATTTCACAGACCTGAAGCCGGGCCATTACACTTTCCACGTTGCCACCACCGATGCCAACGGGAACCGCCGGCCGGGAGCGGCCATGTTGCAGATCGAGATCACGCCGCCGTTCTGGGCCACGTCATGGGCTTACCTGTTATACACCCTGGCGCTCATCTCCACCGGGTATTACGCCATCGCGCGGTACCACCGGCAGCAGACCATGAAGCAGAAACGGCGGATGGAAGCGCTACAGTTGAAAAAAGAAAAAGAATTATACCAGGCGAAAGTCGACTTCCTCACCAATGTGGCCCACGAAATCAATACGCCGCTGACGCTCATCAAAGGGCCACTGGAAGAGATCATGGAACACCCCGGTGCCCTGCAGGAAAACAGGCACCACCTGGCGATCATGGAACGGAATACCAACCGGCTCGTGCAGTTGACGAACCAGCTGCTGGATTTCCGGCAAACGGAATCGTCGGGGTTCCGGCTGGATTTTGAACTGGTGGACCTGCGCAAGATCCTGCAGGAAACGTACGACAACTTCCGCCTGCCCGCGCAGCAGCGCAAGCTGCAATTCGACGTGCAGCTGCCGGACGTGGAAGTGCCGGCGTGGGCCGATGAGGAAAGTGTCAACAAAATCTACAGCAACCTTTTCAGCAACGCGATCAAATACGGGCAGACGAAGGTGGCAGCAAAACTGGAAACCTCCGGCGGACAGGTGCGCCTGACCGTCGCCAACGACGGCCCCCTGATCCCGGAAGACATGCGGGAGCGGATATTCGCCCCCTTCGTGCGGCTGCGGGAAAACGAAAAGCAAAAAGGCACCGGCATCGGCCTGAGTATCTGCCGCTCGCTCACCGCGTTACACAAAGGCGAACTTTCCGTAACCACCGAAAACGGACTCAATATATTCACCTGGAGCATCCCCGTTGGGACATTCATCAACCTGGAAAATTAA
- a CDS encoding helix-turn-helix transcriptional regulator, with product MAIIVNLDVMLAKRKMQLTELSERMDITLSNLSILKTGKAKAIRFSSLEMICEILDCQPGDILEYVPDRPEDKK from the coding sequence ATGGCGATCATCGTGAATCTCGACGTTATGCTTGCCAAACGCAAGATGCAGTTGACGGAATTATCGGAACGGATGGATATTACCCTCTCCAACCTGTCCATTCTAAAAACCGGAAAGGCTAAGGCCATCCGGTTCTCTTCTTTGGAAATGATCTGCGAGATCCTCGACTGCCAGCCGGGCGACATACTGGAATATGTGCCCGACCGGCCCGAAGATAAAAAGTAG
- a CDS encoding response regulator translates to MQPVILLADDNEEILDFVSSILVPEYQILRTENGRDAIAMLHQENVDLIISDVMMPLMDGFELCKTVKTTFAISHIPVVLLTAKNTLRSKIEGLETGADAYIEKPFSPAFLKVQIANLLSNRNKIRQYFASTPQAPIQAMAHTSEDESFLNSIHHFILQELENTELDVEHLSRHVNMSRVSLYRKIKAISDLTPHELINVTRLKKAAELLASRNLKIYEVAMMVGYKSQTHFGKNFIKQFGVSPSQYMQQHRGIVTN, encoded by the coding sequence ATGCAACCTGTTATTTTGCTGGCCGACGATAACGAAGAAATCCTGGATTTCGTTTCCTCCATCCTTGTGCCCGAATACCAGATTCTCCGCACTGAGAACGGCCGGGACGCCATCGCCATGCTGCATCAGGAAAATGTGGACCTCATCATTTCCGATGTGATGATGCCACTCATGGATGGCTTCGAACTATGTAAAACCGTTAAAACCACCTTCGCCATCAGCCACATCCCCGTGGTGCTCCTCACCGCCAAAAACACCCTTCGCTCCAAGATCGAAGGCCTTGAAACCGGCGCGGATGCTTACATCGAAAAGCCCTTCTCCCCCGCTTTCCTCAAAGTCCAGATCGCCAACCTGCTCAGCAACCGCAATAAAATCCGCCAGTACTTCGCCAGCACGCCGCAAGCCCCCATCCAGGCGATGGCGCATACCAGCGAAGACGAATCCTTCCTCAATTCCATCCACCACTTCATTTTACAGGAACTGGAAAACACCGAGCTCGACGTGGAACACCTGTCGCGCCATGTAAACATGAGCCGGGTGAGCCTCTATCGCAAGATCAAAGCCATCTCCGACCTCACGCCGCATGAGCTTATCAACGTAACCCGTTTGAAAAAAGCCGCCGAACTGCTCGCCAGCCGCAACCTGAAAATCTATGAAGTGGCCATGATGGTAGGATATAAATCCCAAACCCATTTCGGTAAAAATTTCATCAAACAGTTCGGCGTCAGCCCCAGCCAATACATGCAGCAACACCGCGGCATTGTGACGAACTAA